From a region of the Leptidea sinapis chromosome 6, ilLepSina1.1, whole genome shotgun sequence genome:
- the LOC126964981 gene encoding uncharacterized protein LOC126964981 yields MSTRSGKRIHIEDEHNIETDIKNAVQRKTRSKKPKDNDTENIDGVSKRKHYVKYPSEEDADIPENPPEIESRKSRRHTLKELNTVDSLSVLNPIRNTRKTRAEGTETPANDSTETDKKKKKKKVKVSQIEPEDTNKVKKKKNNKKKKGKSGSVNTECLETGMLHDRSNISVESFHSAAGSIHEADTDRSGVEVANGGRELRNIQYFEPQGSSNTDTLISTKPGEQVIADNQISNIDKVFKNKTRSQTIKDKTSLGPLDVSTSPKQSKTSVKLDKKKRKKLLQLETSNDAHNTANEPKVNTTFDESNNCLKLDIKNSTYDKIDLESNSIVCRSKRNNSMANINKKSSSPNNHSLNQTQSSAHLVDSHNVSITTLNNTCDRTNKKSSPQVNTTFEMEKNEILNSTFDKPLADSSRSSLISSDASNATYDKPNDSHISVTSDLSHTEDVANINPVLIESSTDESQMFPGINIVPPTPMKREDTFTKEGLTEDKNTPKNQSAASPGRTPFPASKSSSKDKSMLNVTRSIEKSRKSWALDQDIAPKSTKVMFCSPVNTPMIVNPQKRKVIKSNLKGSNKSFVFDESVSSICSPLTRKRSLTHNGVDRLHSKRKRLTDDQQYSIDRLSRPRTTSASAKLEEAKRQTQQLTPSKTQDNRRKLPNFAALHQKQFDKMESLGECQERKARRARQMLTPAAVNLTERVKDKKIDVRQMDLKKSTPKIKLPTLESINPGYTRFGFKMHTEGNPFLNSARPEVKKPNGNTRATPLPSLAGATGRKEIARQTVMREKSLTKRRNADREENRTIIKGVRTNRRFDLQMKMRNIN; encoded by the exons ATGTCTACACGGTCGGGAAAAC gtATTCATATTGAAGATGAACACAATATAGAAACAGACATAAAGAATGCAGTTCAAAGAAAAACTCGCAGTAAAAAGCCAAAGGATAATGATACTGAGAATATCGATGGTGTGTCCAAAAGAAAGCACTATGTGAAATATCCATCCGAAGAGGACGCGGATATTCCTGAAAACCCACCAGAAATTGAATCTCGAAAGTCTCGACGGCACACTCTAAAAGAGTTAAATACTGTTGATAGTCTCAGCGTCCTAAATCCAATAAGAAACACACGCAAAACGAGGGCGGAAGGGACGGAGACACCAGCAAACGATTCAACTGAAACTGacaagaaaaaaaagaagaaaaaagtgAAAGTTTCACAAATAGAACCAGAAGACACAAATAaagtaaagaagaaaaaaaacaataagaagAAAAAAGGCAAGTCTGGTTCTGTAAATACTGAGTGCTTAGAGACTGGTATGTTGCATGATAGAAGTAACATATCAGTTGAATCCTTCCATAGTGCTGCAGGCAGCATTCATGAGGCAGATACTGACAGATCTGGAGTAGAAGTTGCTAATGGTGGAAGAGAATTAAggaatattcaatattttgaaCCACAAGGAAGTTCTAACACTGACACTCTTATCTCAACCAAACCTGGTGAGCAGGTGATCGCTGATAATCAAATTTCAAACATTGATAAGGTATTCAAAAATAAGACAAGGTCACAAACCATAAAGGACAAAACATCCTTAGGACCTCTAGATGTCTCCACTTCACCAAAGCAAAGTAAGACTAGTGTGAAACtagataaaaagaaaagaaaaaaattattgcaattaGAGACATCAAATGATGCTCATAACACAGCAAACGAACCAAAAGTGAATACAACATTTGATGAAAGTAATAATTGCCTCAAATTAGATATTAAGAATTCTACTTATGATAAAATTGATTTGGAATCAAACAGCATTGTGTGTAGAAGCAAAAGAAATAACTCTATGGCTAACATCAATAAGAAAAGCTCATCACCTAATAATCATTCACTCAACCAAACACAATCCTCCGCACATTTGGTTGATTCTCATAATGTTTCAATAACGACACTGAATAACACATGTGATAGAACTAACAAAAAAAGTAGTCCTCAAGTGAACACAACATTTGAGATGGAaaagaatgaaatattaaattcaacatTTGATAAGCCTCTAGCAGATTCTTCTCGATCTTCTTTAATTAGTTCAGATGCCTCTAATGCCACATATGACAAACCTAATGATTCACATATCAGTGTAACTAGTGATCTTTCCCATACAGAAGATGTTGCAAACATAAATCCTGTTTTAATAGAAAGTAGCACTGATGAGTCACAGATGTTTCCTGGTATCAATATAGTTCCCCCAACCCCCATGAAACGGGAAGATACTTTCACAAAAGAAGGCTTGACTGAAGATAAGAATACACCTAAAAACCAGTCTGCAGCATCTCCGGGACGGACACCATTTCCTGCCTCCAAAAGCTCTTCTAAAGATAAGAGCATGCTGAATGTTACAAGATCTATAGAGAAGTCCAGAAAGTCATGGGCACTGGACCAGGATATTGCCCCAAAAAGCACTAAAGTAATGTTTTGCAGTCCTGTGAACACTCCTATGATTGTCAATCCCCAAAAACGTAAGGTTATCAAATCTAACTTGAAAGGATCTAACAAAAGCTTTGTGTTTGATGAGAGTg TTTCCTCCATATGCAGTCCATTAACCCGCAAGAGATCTCTAACTCACAATGGTGTAGACCGGCTCCATTCTAAGCGCAAGCGACTCACTGATGATCAGCAGTACTCCATTGACAGACTTTCTCGGCCGAGGACTACAAGTGCCTCAG CCAAGCTCGAGGAAGCCAAAAGGCAAACCCAGCAACTGACCCCGAGTAAAACCCAGGACAACCGGCGCAAACTGCCCAACTTCGCTGCTCTGCATCAGAAGCAGTTCGACAAGATGGAGTCGCTGGGCGAATGTCAGGAGAGGAAGGCCCGGCGAGCTCGACAGATGCTGACGCCGGCCGCGGTCAATCTCACTGAGAGGGTCAAAG ATAAGAAGATAGACGTACGACAAATGGATTTAAAAAAGAGCACCCCAAAGATAAAACTACCTACACTGGAGTCTATTAATCCAGGTTACACGCGGTTCGGTTTCAAAATGCACACCGAAGGCAATCCGTTTCTCAATTCAGCCAGACCTGAAGTGAAGAAGCCGAACGGAAATACCAGGGCCACACCGCTGCCGTCCCTTGCCGGCGCTACGGGGAGGAAAGAGATAGCGAGACAGACTGTGATGAGAGAGAAATCACTTACAAAAAGAAGAAATGCGGATAGAGAGGAGAATAGAACCATCATTAAAGGTGTCCGCACTAACAGACGGTTTGACTTGCAAATGAAAATGAGGAATATTAACTGA
- the LOC126964988 gene encoding putative inactive tyrosine-protein kinase Wsck, with amino-acid sequence MKLFLVLTVTLMLLFSKCVITDRGDYIGCYSLPQDVLNTHTGQSVDVCLLACEQVYYRYALIGNESTCYCGNSPGQFKIDLETCSTPCPKNESQKCGGEKVASVYDTEIMAPGPPMTLDVYNLTETTIRLQWTPPKAYTKITGYVIRAVVLETFADYTLLPLEWHTQNSTLQTELPNLQPGSVYNISVAAINFDEEGAAIVVTAETVIGTPDPSPPDIDVIKRPGDKMLVHVPQARNVNGPISMYRIVVSIELLQQGFILENLGNYSYAQDQGLSYYITAELDPEDIKNDFIIGDRRTYNGFYNAPLPLTNDIDVSLGVVSEKNHVKKVRYAEATKKIILNINEPEVVSPLVVALGAGIAIGVVLLLIGIGVIIILRKQIHLSRLQRGSQSMPLSLSEPCLEIENSGFLQDEEDRVDYYSNLKRKLWNIPRNLIDIDISNVVGVGSYGKCMRGTVRQHSAQTPGIIQVISDSELDKTDRKLMLQELDLLIKTSEHSNVITLIGICETNTTLFVVLHNIQTSLKEMLLQSRYRDLQNNKFCLLAENTVIEMCCKIISGMEYLHSKKIIHKRLCCRNIVVSDNGQVKVSGFGLSHVRPLHSTPDYTRWNAHEILRQTRFNPKADVWSFGCLMWEVFTIGATPYGQTSSKDVAVRVLRGMRPSQPTYVGDELFQFCLQCWQIDPDERPNFAELHSKLTPFVDGPATRCLSFTYFNGFKYEPHIPEHELIS; translated from the coding sequence ATGAAGCTGTTCCTGGTTCTTACTGTTACATTAATGCTACTATTTTCCAAGTGTGTTATAACAGACCGTGGTGATTATATTGGGTGCTACTCATTACCTCAGGATGTACTTAATACTCACACAGGGCAATCAGTCGATGTGTGTTTGCTAGCTTGTGAGCAAGTCTATTATAGATACGCTCTTATTGGAAACGAATCTACTTGCTATTGCGGGAATTCCCCAGGGCAGTTTAAAATTGACTTAGAAACGTGTAGCACGCCGTGTCCAAAAAACGAATCTCAGAAATGTGGTGGAGAAAAGGTTGCCAGTGTTTATGATACAGAAATTATGGCACCGGGCCCGCCAATGACGTTAGATGTGTACAATTTAACTGAAACTACAATTCGTCTTCAATGGACTCCTCCAAAAGCATATACTAAAATCACTGGTTATGTAATTCGTGCTGTTGTACTGGAAACATTTGCTGATTATACCTTACTGCCACTGGAATGGCATACACAAAATAGTACACTACAGACAGAGTTACCAAACCTGCAGCCAGGTTCTGTATACAATATATCAGTGGCTGCTATCAATTTTGATGAAGAGGGTGCTGCTATTGTAGTCACTGCAGAAACAGTTATAGGTACTCCTGACCCAAGTCCTCCTGATATAGATGTGATAAAGAGACCTGGAGATAAAATGCTGGTACATGTTCCTCAGGCTAGAAATGTTAATGGCCCTATATCTATGTACAGAATTGTAGTATCAATTGAGTTATTACAACAGGGATTCATTTTGGAGAATCTTGGCAATTATTCATATGCCCAGGATCAGGGACTTTCATACTATATAACAGCTGAATTAGACCCTGaagatattaaaaatgattttataattggGGACAGGAGAACCTATAATGGTTTTTATAATGCACCACTCCCATTGACTAATGATATTGATGTTTCTCTAGGTGTGGTTAGTGAAAAGAACCATGTCAAAAAAGTAAGGTATGCTGAGGCAACCAAAAagataatattgaatataaatgaaCCAGAAGTTGTTTCACCTCTTGTTGTAGCTCTAGGAGCAGGTATTGCCATTggtgttgttttattattaattggcaTTGGTGTCATTATTATCCTCAGAAAACAGATACATCTTTCCCGTCTACAGAGAGGATCTCAGTCCATGCCATTGAGTCTAAGTGAGCCATGTTTAGAGATAGAGAACTCGGGCTTTCTTCAGGATGAAGAGGACAGAGTAGATTACTACAGTAATTTAAAGAGAAAGCTTTGGAATATACCAAGAAATCTGATTGATATTGATATATCAAATGTTGTAGGGGTTGGTAGTTATGGAAAGTGCATGAGGGGTACAGTTCGTCAGCACAGTGCCCAGACACCAGGTATAATACAAGTTATTTCTGATAGTGAGTTGGATAAAACAGACAGAAAATTGATGCTTCAGGAATtggatttattaattaaaactagtGAACATAGTAATGTCATCACTCTTATAGGAATCTGTGAGACAAACACAACACTGTTTGTTGTATTGCACAACATTCAAACTTCCTTAAAAGAGATGCTCTTACAGAGTCGATACAGAGACCTCCAGAACAATAAGTTTTGTCTATTAGCTGAGAACACAGTAATTGAAATGtgctgtaaaataataagtggTATGGAATACTTACAcagtaaaaaaatcatacacaAAAGGTTGTGTTGTCGTAATATTGTGGTTAGTGATAATGGTCAGGTTAAGGTGTCTGGCTTCGGTTTGTCACATGTGAGGCCCCTTCACTCTACTCCTGATTACACAAGGTGGAATGCTCATGAAATCTTGCGACAAACAAGATTCAACCCTAAAGCGGATGTCTGGTCATTTGGATGCCTAATGTGGGAGGTTTTTACTATTGGTGCTACTCCCTATGGACAAACATCTAGTAAGGATGTTGCTGTGAGGGTGTTACGAGGTATGCGCCCTTCACAGCCCACCTATGTGGGGGACGAGCTGTTCCAATTTTGCCTTCAGTGTTGGCAGATTGACCCTGATGAGAGGCCAAATTTTGCAGAACTTCACAGTAAGTTGACCCCATTTGTAGACGGACCTGCCACAAGGTGCCTAAGTTTCACCTACTTCAATGGTTTCAAATATGAACCACATATACCTGAGCATGAATTAATCTCATAA